The Brachyspira hyodysenteriae ATCC 27164 genome includes a window with the following:
- a CDS encoding nucleoside phosphorylase, producing MFPKAYYQENENLVHHLKLKKGDVGRYVIMPGDPKRCVKIAKRFDDAKLIADYREYATYTGYINGVKVSTTSHGIGGPSTAIALEELIKVGADTFIRVGTCGGMNMEVLPGDVVIVNGAIKGGGTMDNYIPKEFPCVPNIDVLEAMIEGADKIKTRTHVGVVQCKDAFYAQHAPESMAVDKELLYKWDSYIKAGCLASEMESATLFAVGAAKNVRTGAAMLVLHNQERVKNNINDPKNYTGEEAIDLIIESIKILIDKDKK from the coding sequence ATGTTTCCAAAAGCTTATTATCAAGAAAATGAAAATTTAGTTCATCATTTAAAATTAAAAAAAGGCGATGTCGGAAGATATGTTATTATGCCTGGAGATCCTAAAAGATGCGTCAAAATAGCTAAAAGATTTGATGATGCCAAATTAATAGCAGATTACAGAGAATATGCAACTTATACAGGATATATAAACGGAGTTAAAGTTTCAACTACTTCTCATGGTATAGGCGGACCTTCTACCGCAATAGCTTTGGAAGAACTTATTAAAGTTGGTGCAGATACTTTTATTCGCGTTGGCACTTGCGGCGGAATGAATATGGAAGTATTGCCTGGTGATGTTGTTATAGTTAATGGAGCTATAAAAGGTGGCGGTACAATGGACAACTATATACCTAAAGAGTTTCCATGCGTGCCTAATATAGATGTACTTGAAGCAATGATTGAAGGTGCTGATAAAATAAAAACAAGAACTCATGTAGGTGTCGTACAGTGCAAAGATGCTTTCTATGCTCAGCATGCTCCTGAAAGTATGGCTGTGGATAAGGAATTATTATATAAATGGGATAGTTATATTAAAGCGGGCTGTTTAGCTTCTGAAATGGAATCTGCTACATTATTTGCAGTTGGGGCTGCTAAAAATGTAAGAACAGGAGCTGCTATGCTTGTTTTGCATAATCAGGAGAGAGTAAAAAATAATATTAATGATCCAAAAAACTATACAGGAGAAGAAGCAATAGATTTAATAATAGAATCAATTAAAATTTTGATAGACAAAGATAAAAAATAA
- a CDS encoding nucleoside phosphorylase translates to MEYKEPKAFYDEKAFKNDLLQYHIKLKKGDVARYVLLPGDPKRVGYIAKFLDNPELKADYREYVTVTGKYKGVDVSVTSTGIGGPSASIAMEELIKVGADTFIRVGTAGGLSLKVKPNDLAIAQAAIKDEGTTKEYIPLEYPAIANTDVMLALRDAAKKINANYHIGVVHSKDCFYGELEPQNSFFREKFENNLRYYTLCGAIASEMECAALFACASLRKVRAGGIMHIVENTMVERMGTHLEYSDNIENMILTALEAIILLNEKDKKS, encoded by the coding sequence ATGGAATATAAAGAACCTAAAGCATTCTATGATGAAAAGGCATTCAAAAATGATCTCCTTCAATACCATATAAAATTAAAAAAAGGCGATGTTGCAAGATATGTACTTCTTCCGGGAGATCCTAAAAGAGTGGGATATATTGCAAAATTTTTGGATAATCCTGAATTAAAAGCAGATTATAGAGAATATGTAACAGTAACAGGTAAATATAAAGGAGTAGATGTTTCTGTAACTTCTACAGGTATAGGAGGTCCTTCTGCTTCAATAGCTATGGAAGAGCTTATTAAAGTAGGTGCTGATACATTTATAAGAGTTGGTACTGCAGGCGGACTTAGCCTTAAAGTAAAGCCTAATGATTTAGCAATAGCTCAGGCTGCAATAAAAGATGAAGGCACTACAAAAGAATATATACCTCTTGAATATCCTGCTATTGCAAATACTGATGTTATGCTTGCTTTAAGAGATGCTGCTAAAAAAATAAATGCCAATTATCATATAGGTGTTGTTCATAGTAAAGACTGTTTCTATGGAGAATTAGAACCTCAAAATTCTTTTTTCAGAGAAAAGTTTGAAAATAATCTTAGATATTATACATTATGCGGTGCTATAGCTTCAGAAATGGAATGTGCTGCTCTTTTTGCATGCGCATCTTTAAGAAAAGTAAGAGCTGGAGGAATAATGCATATAGTGGAAAATACTATGGTTGAGAGAATGGGTACTCATTTAGAATACAGCGATAATATAGAAAATATGATATTAACAGCATTAGAAGCTATTATTTTATTAAATGAGAAAGACAAAAAAAGCTGA